From Struthio camelus isolate bStrCam1 chromosome 29, bStrCam1.hap1, whole genome shotgun sequence, a single genomic window includes:
- the LOC138062768 gene encoding olfactory receptor 14J1-like, translated as LHYGTLLDTRACVRMAAAAWVSGFLCALLHTANTFSIPLCQGNVLDQFFCEVPQILKLSCSQSYLREVGLLVFTAFLMFGCFIFIVLSYVQIFRAVLRMPSEQGRHKAFSMCLPHLVVVSLFVSTSFFAYLKPPSMSSPALDLVVAVVYSVVPPGQDLEVQLGTASTPGNAP; from the exons ctgcactacgggaccctcctggacaccagagcttgtgtcaggatggcagcagctgcctgggtcagtggttttctctgtgctctcctgcacactgcaaacacattttccattcctctctgccaaggcaatgtcctggaccagttcttctgtgaggttccccagatcctcaagctctcctgctcacaatcctacctccgggaagtcgGGCTTCTTGTGTTTACTGCCTTTTTaatgtttgggtgtttcattttcattgtgctgtcctatgtgcagatcttcagagctgtgctgaggatgccctctgagcagggaaggcacaaagccttctccatgtgcctccctcatctggttgtggtctccctctttgtcagcacctcattttttgcctacctgaagcccccctccatgtcctccccagctctggatctggtggtggctgttgtgtactcggtggtgcctcca GGGCAGGATCTAGaggtgcagctgggcacagcaagTACCCCTGGAAATGCTCCCTAG